The Styela clava chromosome 3, kaStyClav1.hap1.2, whole genome shotgun sequence genome includes the window CTCAATTTATTCTGGTGAGAAAGTTTCCTAGATACTGTTAGgacaaattcaaattaaaaaaaaggctTATTCGAGCTATAGTTAGTCAATACCACAAGATATAAAGAAATGAAGTGCAATAGAAGTCTTGCATCAACGCAAAATATTGTCTGAACTACAGTGTCCAACTAACAACCATCTTTCAAAGTGTTCTTTCTCattggcatttttttttatattttgtttaaagtCTCAAACACCACCTTTAGTTGCTCCAACTATCTTTTGAATCACTTGACATATTCATCTTACATAATAAGCACCAGTTTATTGCACTTCAACTTCATaaagataaatatattacaaaattcaGCATCTAAGACAAAACATTTTCGAGCAATGCAACACTATAGTTTGGCCTTCAATATGTCAGCATTAGAACTCTTGCAAAAATCAGTTATGGTGTACTGGCTTCCCACTTATTTCACACTGATATGGTTTTTTTACAAGTCTTTGTGACAAGTGATGTAAACAATGATGATATAAATCTTAATCCAGTCTGTCCACCAGGAATGTAACTCACAATATacctgtataaaaaaaaataatactcaaatatatatattggactAGTACCAGTCTTCATCAATGTATATAAATGACCTAGTTTTGTGCTACACTCTCAATTTCTATAATTTCGGCCAGATCAAAATCAATTCTTAATAGCAGAATTTTTAATCCTATTATCTGAAGAAACAATTTATATTGCTGACACATTCAGCAAGGTTAGGAAGGCTTTCTTATCTTTGCAGATTTGTTCCCattaaataaacaatgaaatgaCTGACTTCAAAGAGTTGTGATGAATTGTTCTTAGTAACTTACCATGTCAAAGCAATAATTTGTACCACAGCCGCAATAACAGTAAGAATTGTGCTACGTAACCacattgcaaaatacaaagttGCAAAAAGTGaaccaaaatatgcaaaagtAAATGGAAGACGATCCTTTGTTAAAAGATGCTTCATGTGTATCCATGGTCCccacaaaaaagaaaaactgaaaaagaaaTGCTAACATAAAAAGTATTTTCACAACAAAAGAACTTGCATATAATTATTTATGTAACTGTGGAGTCAaatattgggcgctccagaagtgtgtgtaccaatatggaggtaactatttttgtttgcctattttacatcaagttgtgtaaagggactgaagcctatgggaggaacattcactttgctaacacaaCACTCCCGCaactcggaataaaattatggcctaactatACACACGCTACGGGAGTACTGAATATTGAAGTTTGCAATTAAtagaaatactgaaatatacatAGATTTTAAACATGAGATGGATAACGCTTAATGCAGTAATGGTATTCTGTGTCATAGATTCAGTAGTTTTTCACCTCAAATATTCTATTATTTCATCAAAACGTGAAGACTAGATATATAGAATGTTACTGTAAAAAGTAGTTCAGCATATAGCATTTCCTATTCAACCAAATAGAAAAACATTTTGACTGACATTGCCATTATGAAAGAAACGTTTGAGCCTACCTGTTTATCATAAAAAGGCTTCCAAGACTATACAAAAGTGAAAATTTACGAGCTTTTAATACAAGCAGAGGAGCATACATTGCGGCAAGAGAAAAGCACATAATTCCAGTGAAAACACAAACTGCAAATCCAATCAACCTCTGTTTTCTAGactgtgaaaaaataaatgtgaataaATTGCTGCAACTGCAACTATTggcattttaaatcaaaatttttcttcaatattaaCTTACCAATGCTGGACATATTGGATCACTACTGGATTCAGAAAACCAATTGGTATTGCTGGCAGATTCCTGTTTTTCAGATCCCGAGAATACTTTTGGCATGGAGATGGAGACTGATGGAACCCATGACAACAATTTTGATGTGTCAGACTCACCTTCGGCCGCAGAAGAATTCCCACTGTTTGTACCAGACCCTAGCAAACTTCCTCTgccttttttattgttttgttcttTGAGAAACGCTTGTAACTTCTCGGACATTACAATGTTTTGAAATCAATGAGTCTACTCTATTGCTACCAAACATATAAATTATCAGAAATAACAGAATGTTTAATTCCTATTAGAAAGATTATGATGTAATTAACACCACTAACGACAATCTTGTCCCCAGATAGAACGTAAAACCGCTACCAAATCAAAACAAAACCCCAACCTGCCAACGGAATGTCAGAAATCATATGTTTTTATAATactgagacgaccacgtctataactctgttttattttgtatgtcaatatttattcttaacaCTTGAGTCATtagtgagcagctgtgtaacATTCTCTTTCTGCTGGTCTGTCAGACTGCCGGTAGTGTAGATATTTCctctgtgtattaggttattattatagtgttttaatgccgtaaTTCTATGTAATTcgtgttgtaaaatgatattagtagtacaggtttactgtTTCTCTAGTTTGgtatagctctgttcactagttagcttgtatttaacacttccgtaactagtttattttcgcagtttatttcctgtgtgatttccatatttttatgcgtatttccatgtatattacgtgtttgtcgctaaggtaggatttgtgttgtatctttagtgtcatacgagttattcttatgtatatctaggtatgttttacccggtttttagtatcccattataagtaaatagttcatgactgtgacgtcatagaccaattccgtatcttgtgttacgtatgtatcctacggtatttgtactgtgtttttatgtgtttattgtatttcttattggagtatttggttgtattaagttcttacaggtgtataattaatctagttagttaacttagttactctgctgtggttggaaccgcaagaagattattttgtgatcgacatctattgcaacttcagtgtccaagaagctggcagaaagaacctgagtggtgatatcaattttggtacgccacatatacgaatttttggcgagcacacgccaggatatattatttgacacaagGACTATTAAGACTAAGCCGATTAAGTAGGCTTGTCTGTGACGGATAATATTTGGACAATATTGGACATTTGAGGttgccgaatttttttttaattgcggtTGCCTGATATCTTGGAAAAATGGTTAAGAGAAGAAAGATTGTACCGGCACCAAAGGAAGCAAaggagaatgaacttttgcatctgcaaatacagATATTAAAGGCAAAACTGAAGGAATCAGAAGAAAAACAAGAGGAAATGTTGGAAAAGCAAGAGGAGACTGACAGTCGTTTGCAACTGATAGACAGTCGTGTGCAACAGATTGGAAGTCAACTAGAATCAGTTGAACTCCAGAATGCGAAAATTGGCTCATCTTTTGAACATGTTTACAACATGCTGCAAGATATTTCTGGCGTGGTTAAAACAGGAAAAGTTGCTGATTCTGAAGAAACGCAGCCCATGTCACATGCCCCAGATGTCAGCTTGATCACTTCAACACCCGCAACGGTTGTTCCAAAAGCAGCGCCTGTTCTCAAGCatgatgaaatttctgattttggatcAGAAGATGGACAGCCAGAAGGGAAGCGGAACGCGTTCTCACAGACATTAGAGGTGAAATTTTTGGAGAATGGTCATGTGAGTAACCTTGCACCTACAATTccttttttgaatgataatgGTAATGAGGGCACAAATGTCAGAAGGCAACTTAGTACTAGGCCGAAAATGATTACAGTGGCTACACAATCAGCTCCTCCAGTGAGCGCTAGTAGTGTCTCAAATGCCAATGTTAGTCGTAGTGTTCTCAATAGCACAGCTAATGCTACGATGATGGCAAGAAATGCCAAAAAGCCAATGTATTTCGATGGATCCACTGTCATGACGTGGCCTAGTTATTTATGCCATTTTGAATTGGTTACCAGTTATAATCAGTGGGATGACGACACTGCAGGATTAGAATTGGCTACTTGCATGACAGGTCAAGCTCTAAATGTGTTGAAAGATTTACCAGAAATGAAACGTACTAGCTATCGTGATATTGTGgctcattttaatcattatttCAAACCTGCCGGAAATGCGAGCTCATATCGTACTACATTTCATTGTCGTAGGATTAAGCCAAATGAAGCGCCACGGGATTATGGTAACAAATTGAAAGAGCTTGTTATTCTTGCTTACCCAAATCTTGATATTGTTGGCcaagatgatattttgaaatcgcagtttctcgccggtttaaccgatgaaagcatgatcaaacatgttaccatgcaaCAGCCTGATACTTTTGAAAGTGCACTGTCTCTTGCAACGCTGTATTACTCTGTTGATACTAACCACTCTGAGAGAAGAGACATGCCTAAACCTCGCATTGCCGCAGTGAAACAGAGTAACACTGGTGATGCAGCTATTCAGCAAACCGACCTTTTTCAGTTTC containing:
- the LOC120342419 gene encoding uncharacterized protein LOC120342419, producing MSEKLQAFLKEQNNKKGRGSLLGSGTNSGNSSAAEGESDTSKLLSWVPSVSISMPKVFSGSEKQESASNTNWFSESSSDPICPALSRKQRLIGFAVCVFTGIMCFSLAAMYAPLLVLKARKFSLLYSLGSLFMINSFSFLWGPWIHMKHLLTKDRLPFTFAYFGSLFATLYFAMWLRSTILTVIAAVVQIIALTWYIVSYIPGGQTGLRFISSLFTSLVTKTCKKTISV